Proteins co-encoded in one Tautonia rosea genomic window:
- a CDS encoding mandelate racemase/muconate lactonizing enzyme family protein produces the protein MRITDLEVLVLGTSWRNLTFVKLMTDDGHVGLGEARLTNRTEALLAYLNAIKDRYVLGIDPFDTEKLVHTMIHGDQGRPGEIVTTAISLIEMACWDLKGKALGVPVYKLLGGAVRDTIPAYANGWYRVDRSPESFAEAARRVVARGYRGLKFDPFGTLHGSLSRSDLLEVVQLCEAVREAIGPDVELFLDMHSRFGVTDAIRMIRALEPLDLGWAEEPVDPLDAQGHRRVADAVSIPIATGERLYQTGEFLPFLEQRSCAILQPDLTHCCGVSELKTLASLADRFGMLVAPHNVAGPVAMAANLHIAATLPNLRIMETFNDFEADAPLPSGQSGNPALAAASGCPAVSQGVFPLPDGPGWGVTLNEEVIRSLPFRPGHFNIFAPDWHKRQALE, from the coding sequence ATGCGGATCACCGATCTGGAAGTCCTGGTTCTCGGAACGTCCTGGCGGAACCTCACATTCGTCAAGCTGATGACCGACGACGGCCACGTCGGTCTCGGCGAGGCTCGTCTCACGAACCGGACCGAGGCACTTCTGGCCTACCTCAACGCGATCAAGGATCGCTACGTTCTCGGCATCGACCCCTTCGACACGGAAAAGCTCGTCCACACGATGATCCACGGCGATCAAGGAAGGCCCGGCGAGATCGTCACCACGGCCATTTCCCTGATCGAGATGGCCTGCTGGGACCTCAAGGGTAAGGCGCTTGGCGTCCCGGTCTACAAACTTCTAGGTGGAGCCGTCCGAGACACGATCCCTGCCTATGCGAACGGTTGGTACCGCGTCGATCGCTCTCCTGAATCCTTCGCCGAGGCCGCTCGACGGGTCGTCGCCCGAGGTTACCGCGGCTTGAAGTTCGACCCCTTCGGCACCCTCCACGGCTCGTTGTCCCGGTCCGATCTGCTGGAAGTCGTTCAGCTCTGTGAAGCCGTTCGCGAGGCGATCGGGCCGGATGTTGAGTTGTTCCTCGACATGCACAGCCGGTTCGGCGTAACCGATGCGATCCGAATGATCCGGGCCCTCGAACCGCTCGACCTCGGCTGGGCCGAGGAACCGGTCGATCCGCTCGACGCCCAGGGGCATCGCCGCGTGGCCGACGCCGTGTCCATTCCGATTGCCACCGGGGAACGGCTTTACCAGACAGGCGAATTTCTCCCCTTCCTCGAACAGCGATCTTGTGCGATTCTTCAGCCCGACCTGACGCACTGCTGTGGGGTCTCCGAGCTGAAAACCCTGGCCTCACTGGCCGATCGTTTCGGAATGCTCGTCGCTCCCCACAATGTCGCCGGGCCGGTCGCCATGGCCGCGAACCTTCACATCGCGGCCACCTTGCCAAATCTCCGGATCATGGAGACCTTCAACGATTTCGAGGCCGATGCTCCCCTGCCGTCCGGTCAATCCGGCAATCCGGCCCTGGCTGCGGCGTCTGGATGCCCAGCGGTCTCGCAAGGGGTCTTCCCACTACCCGATGGACCTGGTTGGGGAGTCACTCTCAATGAGGAGGTCATTCGATCCCTTCCCTTTCGACCAGGACATTTCAACATTTTCGCTCCCGACTGGCACAAGCGGCAGGCCCTGGAGTAA
- a CDS encoding glycosyltransferase: protein MGRPVSPVAVNLGDFPSIRRILFASHHCYLDDSNGAAVASREMMQALARRGFGVEVLSGSMLDLDEDYDPRAWVAGRFAGWEQGDDRAWTLDARGVQGETPDSLKLDVRGVPVTVHLHATTRPHNPHQEEGREFLRLFEEVRRRFRPDVVVGYGGSRLAGEVFRRARASGIATVFMLHNLHYGDRRPFADVDHVCVPSRFAAGYYGKALGLRCRVLPNLVDRDRVEAGEVVPRFTTFVNPSFEKGVLAFARMAEGLGERRPEIPLLVVEARGTERTLASCGLDLRVHGNVFLMAHTADPRRFWGKTRVCLMPSLWWENQPLVAVEAMINGIPVIGSDRGGIPETLGDAGIVLPLPDRQTPSTRTLPTAEEVAPWVEAIIRLWDDPGFFEEHRRRAREEARRWDAEVLEAGYSRFFSEIRPGSSQAPSRAWDSSGLEFLLP, encoded by the coding sequence ATGGGACGTCCCGTATCTCCGGTGGCGGTAAACCTCGGAGACTTTCCTTCGATTCGCCGCATCCTCTTCGCCTCGCACCACTGCTACCTCGACGACTCCAACGGCGCGGCCGTCGCGAGCCGGGAGATGATGCAGGCGCTGGCGAGGCGGGGGTTCGGGGTCGAGGTGCTGAGCGGGTCGATGCTCGACCTCGATGAGGACTACGACCCGAGGGCCTGGGTCGCCGGGCGGTTCGCGGGGTGGGAGCAGGGGGATGACCGGGCGTGGACCCTCGACGCTCGTGGGGTCCAGGGCGAGACCCCGGATTCCCTCAAGCTGGACGTCCGGGGCGTCCCGGTCACGGTCCACCTGCACGCGACGACGAGGCCACACAACCCGCACCAGGAAGAGGGGCGGGAGTTCCTCCGGCTCTTCGAGGAGGTCCGGCGTCGCTTCCGGCCCGACGTGGTCGTCGGCTACGGGGGCAGTCGGCTGGCCGGGGAGGTCTTCCGGAGGGCGAGGGCCTCGGGGATCGCGACCGTCTTCATGCTGCACAACCTCCACTACGGGGATCGCCGGCCGTTCGCCGACGTCGACCACGTCTGCGTCCCTTCCCGATTCGCTGCCGGGTATTATGGCAAGGCTCTGGGGCTGCGGTGTCGCGTGCTCCCGAACCTGGTCGATCGCGATCGGGTCGAGGCGGGGGAGGTCGTGCCCCGCTTCACGACCTTCGTGAATCCGTCGTTCGAGAAGGGGGTCCTGGCGTTCGCCAGGATGGCCGAGGGACTGGGGGAGAGGCGGCCGGAGATCCCGCTGCTCGTCGTCGAGGCCCGGGGGACTGAGCGGACGCTCGCCTCCTGCGGGCTGGATTTGCGCGTCCACGGCAACGTCTTCCTGATGGCCCACACGGCCGATCCCCGGCGGTTCTGGGGGAAGACCCGCGTCTGCCTGATGCCGTCGCTCTGGTGGGAGAATCAGCCGCTGGTGGCCGTCGAGGCCATGATCAACGGCATCCCGGTGATCGGCTCGGATCGGGGGGGGATCCCGGAGACGCTCGGCGACGCCGGCATCGTCCTGCCGCTGCCCGATCGCCAGACGCCGAGCACGCGGACGCTGCCGACGGCCGAGGAGGTCGCGCCGTGGGTCGAGGCGATCATACGGCTCTGGGATGACCCCGGCTTCTTCGAGGAGCACCGCCGCCGGGCTCGCGAAGAGGCACGCCGCTGGGATGCTGAGGTGTTGGAGGCGGGGTACAGTCGGTTTTTCTCGGAGATTCGGCCCGGTTCCTCGCAGGCTCCTTCGAGGGCCTGGGATTCGTCCGGATTGGAGTTCCTGCTCCCCTGA
- a CDS encoding alpha/beta hydrolase, giving the protein MNEAIAGPASRSFRLRAVLFRLIRMVLLVYLGLMLVLSGFQAKLIFPGQASQGLAVYAVVPRDGLERVEMTAEGGERVVGLFGAALEADGSPREDADRRPTILFFYGNGDSLAGNLQQLESFRRLGANVMIAEYLGYGLSGGQASEQGCYATADAALAHLRSRTDIDPSRIIAAGWSLGGAVAVDLASREELAGLAVFCSFTSMQDMVRRFYPIPGLGLFLKHRFENLKKIEGIRCPTLIGHGSDDQMIPVEMSDQLAWAAGGPVMSFRVPTDHNDFFLAGGDRIQAELSRLVEHVASTGR; this is encoded by the coding sequence ATGAACGAAGCGATCGCTGGTCCAGCTTCCCGATCGTTCCGGCTGCGTGCGGTCCTGTTTCGTCTGATCCGGATGGTCCTGCTGGTGTACCTGGGGTTGATGCTCGTGCTTTCAGGATTCCAAGCCAAGTTGATCTTTCCCGGCCAGGCGTCACAAGGCCTGGCCGTGTACGCCGTCGTTCCCCGCGACGGGCTGGAACGCGTGGAAATGACGGCCGAGGGGGGAGAGCGGGTGGTCGGGTTGTTCGGCGCGGCCCTTGAGGCAGACGGTTCGCCCCGGGAGGATGCCGACCGACGGCCGACGATTTTGTTTTTCTATGGCAATGGGGATAGCCTGGCCGGAAATCTGCAACAGCTCGAATCGTTTCGGAGGCTGGGTGCGAATGTCATGATCGCCGAGTATCTCGGCTACGGCCTCAGCGGCGGTCAGGCCAGCGAACAGGGATGTTACGCCACGGCTGACGCGGCACTGGCTCATTTAAGGAGTCGAACGGACATTGATCCGAGTCGGATCATCGCCGCAGGGTGGTCGCTTGGCGGGGCGGTGGCGGTGGACCTGGCAAGCCGGGAGGAACTGGCGGGGCTGGCGGTCTTCTGCTCGTTCACGAGCATGCAGGACATGGTGCGCCGGTTCTACCCGATCCCGGGCCTCGGCCTGTTCCTCAAGCACCGATTCGAGAACCTGAAGAAGATCGAGGGCATCCGATGCCCGACCCTGATCGGCCATGGCTCGGACGATCAGATGATTCCCGTTGAGATGTCGGACCAACTGGCCTGGGCAGCCGGAGGGCCGGTGATGAGCTTTCGGGTGCCGACAGACCACAATGACTTCTTTCTCGCTGGGGGTGATCGGATTCAGGCCGAACTCTCGCGGCTGGTGGAACACGTCGCTTCCACTGGTCGATGA
- a CDS encoding pyruvoyl-dependent arginine decarboxylase, whose translation MYVPKKLFFTKGVGVHREKLSSFELALRDARIAYYNLVRVSSIFPPNCEEISIDEGLPQLQPGQIVHCVMSECATAEPNRLCAASVGVAIPRDRNRFGYLSEHHAYGQSEKFAADYAEDLAAEMLATVLGVEFDPDSSWDEKREIWKIADVIYQTKEVTATAVGHARGHWTTVVAAAILLP comes from the coding sequence ATGTATGTCCCCAAGAAGCTGTTCTTCACCAAGGGCGTTGGCGTGCATCGTGAGAAGCTTTCAAGCTTCGAGCTGGCTTTGCGTGATGCTCGGATCGCCTACTATAACCTCGTTCGCGTATCGAGCATCTTCCCTCCGAACTGCGAGGAGATTTCGATCGACGAAGGGTTACCGCAGCTTCAACCCGGCCAGATCGTGCATTGCGTCATGAGCGAGTGCGCCACGGCCGAGCCGAACCGACTTTGCGCCGCCAGTGTCGGCGTGGCGATCCCTCGCGATCGCAACCGCTTCGGCTACCTCTCCGAGCACCACGCCTACGGCCAGAGCGAGAAGTTCGCCGCCGACTACGCCGAGGACCTGGCCGCCGAGATGCTCGCCACCGTGCTCGGCGTTGAATTCGACCCCGATAGCTCCTGGGACGAGAAGCGCGAGATCTGGAAGATCGCCGACGTCATCTACCAGACCAAGGAAGTCACCGCCACAGCCGTCGGCCATGCCCGAGGGCACTGGACCACCGTCGTCGCCGCAGCCATCCTCTTGCCCTGA
- a CDS encoding SpoVG family protein, translating into MEITEVRIKLMEDNSGSNERLQAFCSITFDDMFVIRDLKIIEGAKGFFVAMPSRKLTDRCHHCGTKNHLRSRFCNQCGARLDENRALRDADGRAKLHADIAHPINSGCREKIQAAVLASYAEELERSKMPGYVCRYDDFDDDFDPMPAANPYETSVPAAQAGPPLRRGPLRSHTQHARGGQSVLRGPHVAPRSDARHHQSAPVDRDAEFGSGL; encoded by the coding sequence GTGGAAATCACCGAAGTGCGCATCAAGCTCATGGAGGACAACTCCGGCAGCAACGAGCGCCTGCAGGCCTTCTGCAGCATCACGTTTGATGACATGTTCGTCATCCGTGATCTAAAGATCATCGAGGGGGCCAAGGGCTTCTTCGTGGCCATGCCATCGCGCAAGCTGACCGACCGATGCCACCACTGCGGCACGAAGAACCACCTGCGCTCTCGGTTCTGCAACCAGTGCGGCGCCCGCCTGGATGAGAATCGCGCTCTTCGCGATGCCGACGGCCGTGCCAAGCTGCACGCCGACATCGCGCACCCGATCAACTCCGGCTGCCGGGAGAAGATCCAGGCCGCAGTCCTGGCCAGCTACGCCGAGGAGCTGGAACGCTCGAAGATGCCCGGTTACGTCTGCCGGTACGACGATTTCGACGACGATTTCGACCCGATGCCGGCCGCCAACCCCTACGAGACCTCGGTGCCTGCCGCCCAGGCCGGCCCTCCGCTGCGTCGTGGGCCGTTGCGAAGCCACACCCAGCACGCCCGGGGGGGCCAGTCGGTCCTGCGGGGGCCGCACGTCGCCCCGCGTTCCGATGCCCGGCATCATCAGAGCGCCCCGGTCGATCGTGACGCCGAGTTCGGCTCGGGACTCTGA
- a CDS encoding tetratricopeptide repeat protein yields the protein MSDQHGQGDRRQGPGSPQGGRRGMIGISRIHDSEDYELVHPRCVLQRRSDYEEGLTLWKEGDPEGARDALRFALEGCGDNLWVHVALGRIALEWDEDFSLARGHFGYAFELVERALPRSFAGRLPRKIPGNTPFFEAAEGLAACYEGLGKKGEAMRIRTQAERLGRS from the coding sequence ATGTCAGACCAACACGGACAGGGAGACCGCAGGCAAGGCCCCGGATCGCCTCAGGGGGGGCGGCGGGGGATGATTGGGATCAGCCGGATTCACGATTCGGAGGATTATGAGCTGGTTCACCCGCGCTGCGTCTTGCAGCGGCGGTCCGATTACGAGGAAGGCTTGACGCTTTGGAAGGAGGGGGACCCGGAAGGGGCTCGCGATGCCCTTCGCTTCGCGCTGGAAGGGTGCGGAGACAATCTCTGGGTCCATGTGGCCCTGGGGCGGATCGCTTTGGAATGGGACGAGGATTTCTCGCTCGCCCGAGGGCACTTCGGGTACGCCTTCGAACTGGTCGAGCGGGCCTTGCCCCGATCGTTCGCCGGACGCTTGCCGCGGAAGATCCCGGGGAACACGCCATTTTTTGAGGCGGCGGAAGGACTTGCGGCCTGTTATGAGGGGCTCGGGAAGAAGGGGGAGGCGATGCGGATCCGCACTCAGGCAGAACGGCTGGGACGGTCGTAA
- the ispE gene encoding 4-(cytidine 5'-diphospho)-2-C-methyl-D-erythritol kinase → MVIRPLAEGVEVLAPAKLNLFLEVLGKRPDGFHELETLMVAIDLHDRLTLAADDSGQIVLTCDDPSLPTGKDNLVVKAAETLRAEAGSDATEQLGARISLEKTIPAQAGLGGGSSDAAAALVALDHLWNLHTPADRLRKLAGQIGSDVPFFLDAPVAICRGRGERVEPLKLNPDTIAGFHAILVCPPVGVRTADAFAGLTPPDRPEPIEPVIDALRSGDSERLGRRLFNRLQPVAERIQPALSRVRAALNDLGSSVLDGHLMSGSGSAYFGLARNREAAELAASRLGDLGIGMVRVVRCGP, encoded by the coding sequence ATGGTTATCCGTCCCCTTGCCGAGGGCGTGGAAGTGCTCGCTCCGGCAAAGCTGAATCTCTTCCTTGAGGTGTTGGGCAAACGGCCCGACGGCTTCCACGAACTCGAGACGTTGATGGTCGCCATCGATCTTCATGACCGCCTGACCCTCGCCGCCGACGACTCGGGGCAGATCGTCCTGACGTGCGACGACCCGAGCCTGCCGACCGGCAAGGACAACCTGGTGGTGAAGGCGGCCGAGACACTTCGAGCGGAGGCCGGATCAGACGCCACAGAACAGCTCGGCGCCCGGATCTCCCTGGAGAAAACCATTCCGGCCCAGGCCGGTCTGGGAGGGGGATCGAGCGATGCCGCGGCGGCCCTGGTGGCGCTGGATCACCTCTGGAACCTTCACACCCCGGCCGACCGGCTCCGCAAGCTGGCCGGTCAGATTGGCAGCGATGTTCCATTCTTTCTGGACGCCCCCGTGGCCATCTGCCGAGGCCGGGGCGAGCGCGTGGAGCCTTTGAAACTCAACCCGGACACGATTGCTGGGTTCCATGCCATCCTGGTCTGCCCGCCCGTGGGTGTTCGCACTGCGGACGCCTTCGCCGGGCTGACCCCGCCGGATCGGCCCGAGCCGATCGAGCCGGTGATCGACGCTTTGCGGAGCGGCGACTCGGAGCGATTGGGCAGGCGCCTGTTTAACCGGCTGCAACCCGTGGCCGAACGGATTCAACCGGCGTTGAGCCGGGTCCGAGCGGCCCTGAACGACCTCGGCTCGTCTGTCTTGGACGGGCACTTGATGAGCGGCAGCGGCTCGGCCTACTTCGGCCTCGCTCGCAACCGCGAGGCGGCAGAGCTCGCCGCCAGCCGGCTCGGCGACCTCGGGATCGGGATGGTCCGGGTTGTCCGATGCGGTCCCTGA
- a CDS encoding homospermidine biosynthesis protein, producing the protein MAENAYLHQISRHRIAPPSVTGDVSAADLIDQAMLSYNGGRLRELCQVFTRKMLEPDCTVGLTISGALTPAGLGMSCLIPLIKAGFVDWIVSTGANLYHDTHYALDLPLHQSLPGLDDFRLREHDIIRIYDIVFDYKTLLDTDAFYRELLASDAFSRSMSTAEFHFEVGKYLHARSSALGGTPGNSFLAAAYEAGVPIYTSSPGDSSIGMNAAERSLAGGALQLDTLRDVNETAAIVYDAKRSGGTSGVLILGGGSPKNFILQTEPQIQEVLGLEESGHDYFLQITDARADTGGLSGATPHEAMTWGKVDPERLPDAVVCYTDSTIALPLITAHALARCQPRPLKRLYDRRNELYETLRASYEDRVSSGLPTGIAARQKQKSQGTDEPSRDPSHPDTIDRAR; encoded by the coding sequence ATGGCAGAGAACGCGTATCTTCATCAGATCAGTCGTCACCGGATTGCACCTCCCTCGGTCACGGGCGATGTGTCGGCGGCCGACCTGATTGACCAGGCGATGCTGAGCTACAACGGCGGACGGCTCCGCGAACTTTGCCAGGTCTTCACCCGCAAGATGCTCGAACCGGATTGCACGGTCGGCCTGACGATCTCCGGGGCCTTGACCCCCGCCGGCCTCGGCATGAGCTGCCTCATCCCCCTCATCAAGGCCGGGTTCGTTGACTGGATTGTCTCCACAGGGGCGAACCTCTACCACGACACCCATTACGCCCTCGATCTGCCGCTCCACCAGAGCCTTCCCGGCCTCGACGACTTCCGGCTCCGCGAACACGACATCATTCGCATCTACGACATTGTCTTCGACTACAAGACCCTGCTTGATACCGACGCCTTCTACCGCGAACTGCTCGCCAGCGACGCCTTCTCGCGATCCATGAGCACCGCCGAATTCCATTTCGAGGTCGGCAAGTATCTTCATGCCCGCTCGAGCGCCCTTGGCGGCACACCCGGCAACAGCTTCCTCGCGGCTGCTTACGAGGCCGGTGTCCCCATCTACACCTCCAGCCCTGGCGACAGCTCCATCGGTATGAACGCCGCAGAACGGTCCCTTGCCGGCGGGGCCTTGCAGCTCGATACCCTCCGCGACGTGAACGAAACCGCCGCCATCGTCTACGACGCCAAGCGCAGTGGTGGCACCTCCGGCGTCCTGATCCTCGGCGGCGGCAGCCCGAAGAATTTCATTCTTCAGACCGAGCCGCAGATTCAGGAAGTCCTCGGCCTCGAAGAATCGGGACATGACTACTTCCTCCAGATCACCGACGCCCGCGCCGACACCGGCGGCCTCTCGGGGGCGACGCCTCACGAGGCCATGACCTGGGGCAAGGTCGATCCCGAACGCCTGCCCGACGCTGTCGTCTGCTACACCGACAGCACGATTGCGCTCCCCTTGATCACGGCCCACGCCCTCGCCCGGTGCCAACCCCGACCACTGAAGCGGCTCTACGATCGCCGCAACGAGCTGTACGAGACGCTTCGAGCCTCGTACGAGGACCGTGTTTCCAGCGGCCTGCCCACCGGCATCGCCGCCCGGCAGAAGCAGAAAAGCCAGGGGACCGACGAGCCCTCCCGTGACCCGAGCCACCCCGATACGATCGATCGCGCCCGATAA
- a CDS encoding L-threonylcarbamoyladenylate synthase, giving the protein MTRATPIRSIAPDNPDAPALIEAAEILLAGGLVAFPTETVYGLGADATNPEAVARIFSAKGRPSTNPLIVHTDGPELARRCVSHWSEAAETLARHFWPGPLTLVLPRSALIPDLVTGGRDTVGVRVPDVPVARSLISRVGRPLAAPSANRSTGISPTRAEHVSQALNGRIDLILDAGPTAVGLESTVLDLTSDPPRILRPGPIQAEALSLTLGRTVLERHALTFEHNLDEPAASPGLMAIHYAPRTLAIRVEPGEPIPPLPSADRIAVLSIGPAAEAFGPFGVRLRIDLADPKRAARVLYDALHHCDASGAELILVLMPPDLPDWAAVRDRLLRATQPA; this is encoded by the coding sequence GTGACCCGAGCCACCCCGATACGATCGATCGCGCCCGATAACCCGGACGCCCCGGCCCTGATCGAGGCTGCCGAGATCCTCCTCGCCGGCGGTCTCGTCGCCTTTCCGACCGAGACGGTCTATGGCCTCGGTGCCGATGCCACGAACCCTGAGGCCGTTGCCCGCATCTTCTCCGCCAAGGGCCGACCATCCACCAACCCCTTGATCGTCCACACCGACGGCCCCGAACTCGCTCGCCGTTGTGTTTCCCACTGGTCCGAAGCCGCGGAAACCCTTGCTCGGCACTTTTGGCCGGGCCCATTGACGCTCGTCCTCCCTCGATCTGCCCTCATCCCCGACCTTGTTACCGGCGGACGCGATACTGTCGGCGTGAGAGTGCCCGATGTCCCGGTCGCAAGGTCTCTTATCTCCCGGGTCGGCCGCCCGTTGGCCGCGCCGAGTGCCAATCGCTCGACCGGCATCTCTCCCACCCGGGCAGAACACGTCTCCCAGGCCCTCAACGGACGGATCGATCTGATCCTCGACGCCGGCCCCACCGCCGTTGGGCTTGAATCAACTGTCCTTGATCTGACGAGCGATCCCCCTCGCATCCTCCGTCCCGGCCCGATTCAGGCGGAGGCCCTCTCACTCACCCTTGGTCGAACCGTGCTCGAACGTCATGCCTTGACGTTCGAGCACAACCTCGATGAGCCCGCCGCCAGTCCAGGGTTGATGGCGATCCATTACGCGCCAAGAACCCTTGCGATTCGGGTTGAGCCCGGCGAGCCGATCCCACCGCTCCCATCTGCCGACCGAATCGCTGTGCTCTCGATCGGACCCGCTGCCGAAGCCTTCGGTCCGTTCGGGGTTCGGCTTCGAATCGATCTGGCCGACCCCAAACGCGCTGCCCGAGTCCTCTACGATGCCCTTCATCACTGCGATGCTTCCGGTGCCGAGCTGATCCTGGTCCTGATGCCTCCCGACCTCCCCGACTGGGCCGCTGTGCGAGACCGACTCCTCCGAGCGACCCAACCGGCCTGA
- a CDS encoding WD40 repeat domain-containing protein has product MKRRTWLQATLAGVAARSIASWAFGQGQGVDRRVPRPVGEDGPNELAMRRITPRAAIGGGPLMRMHAVSMSPDGSIIAAAVFEENVFKTWDADGRELLNFSEHSGPIQALAFGADGRRILSASPSGSTEFRGRSPFVSDVRYENSLVKSWEASTSRWQRDYTGTNGNVLGLALAGDATVVALDDSSTLHAWSLLDGEKVFEVKGSEASSRVGWQPSIQSRFGASRDGRRAVSLDPIVDPGQVEHPERTISLWDADAGSHRMLDVGIGAIWSVAISPDGASVAAGGRDNHIKVIEFDSHRRVFDVIVGDFREGPRFLAFNPGGSMLVSGDRDGVIRLWETREGRHRQAAWGPAGYVRDISFLPDRLRIVSGGFAETGFERNPGGGGSMTFEPLTIWDVPYLRWR; this is encoded by the coding sequence ATGAAGAGGCGAACCTGGTTGCAAGCGACTCTGGCGGGGGTCGCGGCCCGGAGCATCGCGTCATGGGCGTTCGGGCAGGGTCAAGGCGTGGATCGACGCGTGCCTCGACCGGTGGGAGAGGATGGGCCGAACGAATTGGCGATGCGGCGGATTACGCCCCGCGCGGCGATCGGGGGCGGCCCGCTCATGCGGATGCACGCCGTCTCGATGAGCCCTGACGGTTCCATCATCGCGGCGGCCGTGTTCGAGGAGAACGTCTTCAAAACCTGGGATGCGGACGGGCGTGAGCTTCTGAATTTCTCGGAGCACTCCGGCCCCATCCAGGCCCTCGCCTTCGGGGCCGACGGCCGGCGAATCCTGTCGGCCTCGCCCTCGGGTTCCACCGAGTTCCGAGGGCGAAGTCCGTTCGTCAGCGATGTCCGTTATGAGAATTCTCTTGTCAAGTCGTGGGAGGCGTCCACGAGCCGCTGGCAGCGGGATTACACCGGGACGAACGGGAACGTTCTTGGCCTCGCCCTGGCGGGAGACGCGACGGTGGTGGCGCTCGACGATTCCTCGACCCTTCATGCCTGGTCGCTCCTCGACGGGGAGAAGGTTTTCGAGGTGAAGGGGTCGGAGGCGAGCAGCCGGGTCGGCTGGCAGCCCTCGATCCAATCGCGGTTCGGCGCGAGTCGCGACGGGCGTCGCGCGGTCTCGCTCGATCCGATCGTGGACCCTGGTCAGGTCGAACACCCCGAGCGTACCATCAGCCTCTGGGACGCCGACGCGGGGAGTCATCGGATGCTCGACGTCGGCATCGGAGCAATCTGGTCGGTCGCGATCAGCCCCGATGGCGCCTCGGTAGCCGCGGGCGGTCGCGACAATCATATTAAGGTTATCGAATTCGACTCGCATCGAAGGGTCTTTGATGTCATTGTGGGGGATTTTCGAGAAGGTCCCCGGTTCCTCGCCTTCAACCCCGGGGGATCCATGCTCGTCTCCGGCGATCGGGACGGCGTCATCCGACTTTGGGAGACTCGAGAGGGCCGTCATCGGCAGGCGGCCTGGGGTCCGGCAGGATACGTGCGTGACATTTCGTTCTTACCGGATCGCTTGAGGATCGTCTCGGGCGGTTTCGCCGAGACCGGTTTCGAGCGGAATCCGGGGGGTGGCGGCTCCATGACGTTCGAGCCGCTGACGATATGGGACGTCCCGTATCTCCGGTGGCGGTAA